A window of the Streptomyces sp. NBC_00250 genome harbors these coding sequences:
- a CDS encoding SRPBCC domain-containing protein, with amino-acid sequence MSEDRIERETLIDAPLERVWTLVAQPGFWVADEGSLAGTVAREGESMVAKNSVHGTFPVRVEKVEPPTYVAYRWASAFSGQELTDDNTTLVEFTLTEEDGGTRLRVVESGFAALPGSDELRTQAVRNNTDGWPQVLDAFKKRAEQAPSS; translated from the coding sequence ATGAGCGAGGACCGGATCGAGCGCGAAACCCTCATCGACGCACCTCTGGAGCGCGTCTGGACCCTGGTCGCCCAGCCCGGTTTCTGGGTGGCCGACGAAGGGAGCCTGGCCGGGACCGTGGCCCGCGAGGGCGAGTCGATGGTCGCGAAGAACTCCGTGCACGGCACCTTCCCCGTACGCGTCGAGAAGGTCGAGCCGCCGACCTACGTCGCGTACCGCTGGGCCAGCGCCTTCTCCGGGCAGGAGCTGACCGACGACAACACCACCCTCGTCGAGTTCACCCTCACCGAGGAGGACGGCGGCACCCGGCTCCGCGTCGTCGAGAGCGGCTTCGCCGCGCTCCCGGGCTCGGATGAGCTGCGCACCCAGGCCGTACGGAACAACACCGATGGCTGGCCCCAGGTGCTCGACGCGTTCAAGAAGCGTGCCGAGCAGGCCCCGTCGTCGTGA
- a CDS encoding LysE family transporter produces the protein MTAAVVAGLLAGYGIAIPVGAVGAYLVAVTARTGWRTGAGAAFGVATADGVYALLAVAGGSALVPLLAPVMTPLRWASALVLVVLAVRAAHLALAAYRTGGLASRDDGTELTPARAYLTFLGITILNPMTVIYFAALILATGPSAPATLPDRIAFVVAALVASASWQLLLALGGTLLGRTLTGTRGRLATVLASSTLIVVLAVRLVVRS, from the coding sequence GTGACCGCCGCGGTGGTGGCCGGCCTGCTCGCCGGCTACGGAATCGCGATCCCGGTCGGCGCGGTCGGCGCCTACCTCGTGGCCGTCACGGCCCGTACCGGCTGGCGTACGGGCGCGGGTGCGGCCTTCGGCGTCGCCACGGCGGACGGGGTGTACGCACTCCTCGCGGTGGCGGGCGGCTCCGCGCTGGTGCCGCTGCTGGCCCCGGTGATGACCCCGCTCCGGTGGGCCTCGGCCCTGGTGCTCGTGGTGCTCGCCGTACGGGCGGCGCACCTGGCCCTCGCCGCGTACCGGACGGGCGGGCTCGCGTCCCGCGACGACGGGACGGAACTCACCCCGGCCCGCGCGTATCTCACCTTCCTGGGGATCACGATCCTCAACCCGATGACGGTGATCTACTTCGCCGCGCTCATCCTCGCGACGGGCCCCTCAGCGCCCGCCACCCTCCCCGACCGCATCGCGTTCGTCGTCGCGGCCCTCGTCGCCTCCGCGAGTTGGCAGCTCCTCCTCGCCCTGGGCGGGACGCTGCTCGGCCGGACCCTGACGGGGACCCGGGGCCGGCTGGCCACGGTGCTCGCGTCGAGCACGCTGATCGTGGTCCTCGCGGTACGGCTCGTGGTCCGCTCCTGA
- a CDS encoding DUF2087 domain-containing protein — protein MTSHPSRPVADLFSADGRLKAIPRRPARREALLDHLAETLFEAGRDYREPEVNQALLTVHEDFSALRRYLVIGGFLARTKDGSAYRRQQRPGSPEGAIPAVA, from the coding sequence ATGACCAGTCATCCTTCCCGCCCCGTCGCGGACCTGTTCTCCGCCGACGGGCGCCTCAAGGCGATCCCGCGCAGGCCCGCCCGCCGCGAGGCCCTCCTCGACCACCTCGCCGAGACCCTCTTCGAGGCCGGTCGGGACTACCGCGAGCCCGAGGTCAACCAGGCCCTGCTCACCGTCCACGAGGACTTCTCCGCCCTGCGGCGCTATCTCGTGATCGGCGGCTTCCTCGCCCGGACCAAGGACGGCTCGGCCTACCGCCGACAGCAGCGGCCCGGCTCCCCCGAAGGCGCGATCCCCGCCGTCGCGTGA
- a CDS encoding ArsR/SmtB family transcription factor, translating into MTRELPEGPGAAESATDSVLGALADPTRRRLLDLLAEQGEATATALAARLPVSRQAIVKHLAVLDTAGLVSAARVGREVRYAVRPAALDATARWMAALAADWDRRLADIKRIAENG; encoded by the coding sequence GTGACGCGGGAACTCCCCGAAGGGCCGGGGGCGGCCGAGTCCGCCACCGACAGCGTGCTCGGCGCCCTCGCCGATCCCACCCGGCGTCGGCTGCTCGACCTCCTCGCCGAGCAGGGGGAGGCCACCGCGACCGCTCTCGCCGCCCGTCTCCCCGTCTCGCGCCAGGCGATCGTCAAGCACCTGGCCGTGCTCGACACCGCCGGGCTCGTCTCCGCCGCCCGCGTCGGCCGGGAGGTCCGCTACGCGGTCCGCCCGGCCGCGCTCGACGCGACGGCCCGCTGGATGGCCGCCCTCGCCGCCGACTGGGACCGACGCCTGGCGGACATCAAGCGGATCGCGGAGAACGGCTGA
- a CDS encoding MerR family transcriptional regulator, with translation MDRTNLLPIGQFAQASGLSITALRHYDASGVLTPAFVDPDTGYRYFRRDQLRGAQLVRALRQLDMPVERVRALLAGGGGDAADLERALRAHLEAAERRLDVQRSVVHSLLTRLTGPSGPTGSTGSSGLAGLTEGAEMNHRVTLRQSTPERVLVLGATVNHHGLDPFLRTAYEKLYAVAGRGPLTFTGPAFVRYHGLCDEENETLVEACLPFWESGAQPGELGEGMSVRDDPERTYACTVVEGAATAFPEILTAYDAVANWIAEHGFTFAGPVRSTFLRWTGTPDDPDNQMEIAWPVAEPGAAPESDPDLRGVPRSK, from the coding sequence GTGGACAGGACGAATCTGCTGCCGATCGGGCAGTTCGCGCAGGCCAGTGGCCTTTCGATCACCGCGCTGCGGCACTACGACGCAAGCGGTGTACTGACACCGGCCTTCGTCGATCCGGACACCGGCTACCGCTACTTCCGGCGTGACCAGCTCCGCGGCGCACAGCTCGTCCGTGCGCTGCGGCAGCTGGACATGCCGGTCGAGCGGGTGCGCGCCCTGCTCGCGGGCGGCGGCGGCGATGCCGCCGACCTGGAACGGGCACTCCGAGCGCACCTCGAAGCCGCCGAGCGCCGGCTCGACGTCCAGCGCTCCGTCGTCCACAGCCTGTTGACGAGACTGACCGGACCGAGCGGACCGACCGGATCGACCGGATCGAGCGGACTGGCCGGACTGACCGAAGGAGCCGAGATGAACCACCGCGTCACCCTCCGCCAGAGCACCCCCGAGCGCGTTCTCGTGCTCGGCGCGACGGTGAACCACCACGGCCTGGACCCGTTCCTCCGTACCGCCTACGAGAAGCTGTACGCGGTCGCGGGCCGGGGGCCGCTCACGTTCACCGGGCCCGCGTTCGTCCGGTACCACGGGCTCTGCGACGAGGAGAACGAAACCCTGGTCGAGGCGTGCCTGCCGTTCTGGGAGTCGGGCGCGCAGCCGGGGGAGTTGGGTGAGGGGATGTCCGTACGGGACGACCCGGAGCGCACGTATGCCTGCACCGTGGTGGAGGGCGCGGCGACGGCCTTCCCCGAGATCCTCACCGCGTACGACGCCGTCGCGAACTGGATCGCCGAGCACGGCTTCACCTTCGCGGGCCCGGTCCGCTCGACCTTCCTCCGCTGGACCGGCACTCCGGACGACCCGGACAACCAGATGGAAATAGCGTGGCCGGTGGCCGAGCCGGGCGCTGCCCCGGAGAGCGACCCCGACCTGCGCGGGGTCCCGCGGAGCAAGTGA
- a CDS encoding amino acid permease: MTGRVLGAGLRQRHLAMIALGGAIGAGLFVGSGFGIAAAGPGILVSYVLAGALTVLVMRMLGEMSVANPVTGSFAEHARRAFGPWAGLLAGWMYWALLVVSVAAEAVGAAHIVGGWVPAVPGWAWVAVFMSAFTVSNLAGVRHFGELEFWFAGLKIAAIFGFLVLGAVVLAGLLPGHPFPGTAHLIGDGGFLPHGWHGVAVGMVAAVFAFGGLETVTIAAAECDDPVRAVRTGVRAVMWRVAVCYLGSMAVIVTLVPWNAPGVAEGPYAAVVASIGVPGAADLMKAVVLVALLSAMNANIYGSSRMLYALVGRGDAPRALGKVRAGAGVPYTAVLASAAFGFVSVVLSLLWPRTVFPFLLNSIGAAILLVWALIAASHLRLHGPSVRAVLALAGIGGVLLFMLGDAASRTQLLTTGAWAAALLVWAWGRKVRNVRDGRRTEPGTDPLPS, encoded by the coding sequence ATGACAGGGCGGGTACTCGGCGCCGGTCTGCGGCAACGGCATCTGGCCATGATCGCGTTGGGCGGCGCGATCGGCGCCGGGCTCTTCGTCGGTTCGGGGTTCGGGATCGCGGCCGCCGGGCCCGGCATCCTCGTCTCGTACGTGCTCGCCGGCGCCCTGACCGTCCTGGTGATGCGGATGCTCGGCGAGATGTCGGTGGCCAACCCGGTCACCGGCTCGTTCGCCGAGCACGCGCGCCGGGCGTTCGGGCCGTGGGCGGGACTGCTCGCCGGGTGGATGTACTGGGCGCTGCTCGTCGTGAGCGTCGCCGCCGAGGCCGTCGGAGCCGCGCACATCGTCGGCGGCTGGGTGCCGGCCGTGCCCGGCTGGGCGTGGGTGGCCGTCTTCATGAGCGCGTTCACCGTGAGCAACCTGGCGGGCGTACGGCACTTCGGCGAGCTGGAGTTCTGGTTCGCCGGCCTCAAGATCGCCGCGATCTTCGGCTTCCTCGTGCTCGGCGCCGTCGTCCTCGCCGGCCTGCTGCCCGGCCACCCGTTCCCCGGGACCGCCCACCTCATCGGCGACGGCGGCTTCCTGCCGCACGGTTGGCACGGGGTCGCCGTCGGCATGGTGGCGGCCGTCTTCGCGTTCGGCGGCCTGGAGACCGTGACCATCGCCGCGGCCGAGTGCGACGACCCGGTCCGGGCGGTGCGCACGGGCGTACGGGCCGTCATGTGGCGGGTCGCGGTCTGCTACCTCGGCTCGATGGCCGTCATCGTCACCCTCGTCCCGTGGAACGCCCCGGGCGTCGCCGAAGGCCCGTACGCCGCCGTGGTCGCGAGCATCGGCGTCCCCGGCGCAGCCGACCTGATGAAGGCGGTCGTCCTCGTCGCGCTCCTGTCGGCGATGAACGCCAACATCTACGGATCCTCGCGCATGCTGTACGCCCTGGTCGGACGCGGCGACGCACCCCGCGCCCTGGGCAAGGTGCGCGCCGGGGCGGGCGTCCCGTACACGGCCGTTCTCGCCTCCGCCGCGTTCGGCTTCGTCTCGGTCGTCCTCAGCCTGCTCTGGCCGCGTACGGTCTTCCCGTTCCTGCTCAACTCCATCGGCGCCGCGATCCTCCTCGTGTGGGCGCTGATCGCCGCCTCCCACCTGCGCCTGCACGGTCCTTCCGTACGCGCGGTGCTCGCGCTCGCGGGGATCGGCGGGGTGCTGCTCTTCATGCTGGGCGACGCGGCGAGCCGCACCCAGCTCCTCACGACGGGGGCGTGGGCGGCGGCCCTGCTCGTATGGGCCTGGGGGAGGAAGGTGAGGAACGTCAGGGACGGGCGGCGTACCGAGCCAGGAACAGATCCACTCCCGAGCTGA